The window ATTTAAATAATTAAAATTGGAAATATAAATACCGGTACCCAATTCTTTAACCGCTTCGCTTTCGGAAAAATTTCCCTCGCCTATTACGATTGAACGCATACCCTCGCTTAAAGGAGCTCCGTTGGATTTCACTCCGTATTGGGTTTCACTGCGTAAACTTACGAGAGTATTTTTTAATTTTCCGTTTTCGACAATAGTTAATTTTTCAGGAGCCGCTTCTCCGTTTGAGTTAAATGACGGTTCAAGACCGAGAGAAAAGTCTTGAATTAAACTGAACTTTTCAGAAAGTTGCTCCCGTCCTTCACGTAAAGCAAGATATGCGCTTGAGCCTTGCCGCATACTCCTTTCGCTAAAACCGTTCCACGAAAAAAAGTCGATAACGTCTACTAAAGCGTCCGCAGAAATAAACGCTCTATATTTTCCGGGTTCAAGTTTTTTTTGCGGAATATGTAAAACCCTTAAACCTTCGCGTGCATTTTGCAGCTTTGCCTTATATTCCGCATTTTTCCATTCGGTACCTGAATAAAGAGATTTTATACCGCGTCCGTTTTCAAGCCATACGGAATAATCCAAAGTAAAACTGTCGGTTTGAAACCAATGACTTGCTCCGGCGGAGGTTATAACGCCTTCACAAATTGTTCCCTGAGAATAAAGTCCAGTAAAATCCAAGTCTTGAGCAGGCTTTAAAACGGCCTCAGGTATTTTATCCTCCGGTAAAAGTTTTCCTGTATAAACGGTTTCTGAAGTTTCCGCTTTTTCTGGAACGGATTGGTATTTATCTTCCGGTAAAAGAAGAATAATCTCCCTTGCAGCCTGTAAAGCGTTTGCCGCATTTTTTTTATCTTCATCTATATCCGCTTTAATACCGAAACCGAATTTATAAGTGCGGTTTTTTTTCCAAAAAGTAAAACTGAAATACCCCTGCTCTACCGTTCCGTTTTGACGCACCCTTGCCTTATTAAATCTCATAAAATATGATTGTTCGCCCGAAAAAGAAATTGAAATTTTTTCATCTTCAAGCATTTCGGATAAAATAAAATCCGCAATTGACTTAAAATAATCTTTAAAATTTATTTTCATTTTCCGCCTCCAAATACTTCTACATCGGAAAAAGCGCATACGGGACTTGCATGTCCTACCGCTATTTCTTGATTCGGCTCTCCCTTTCCGCAAGAAGGGGTTCCGAAAACTTCAAAGGTTGATTTATCGCCTACGGCGCAAAGATTGCGCCAAAAGGTTTGCGAAACGCCGCGGTAATTGGGGTCGCGTACCGTTTCGGTAATTTTTCCGTTTTCAATCAGTTTTGCGTATTCACAACCGAACTGGAATTTATTACGGTAATCATCTATGGACCAAGAACGGTTTGATGACATTATAATTCCTTTTTCAATAGAAGAAATTATTTTATCAAAACTACTTGAGCCCGGTTCAAGGTTTAAATTTGCCATTCTATCTATCGGCGGGCGGTTCCACGAAGCTGCTCTTTGGTTTGCAACTGTACATTCCGCAAATTTAGGAGTTTTTTTATAAAGACGGTATGAGCTTTCGACTCCGCCCAGAGCACATTGTAAAATTCCTTCCTTTATAATAAACATTTTTTTTGCTTGAGTGCCGGTTTGGTCTGCACCGTATGAGGCAATTTGATAAGGAATTGAAGGGTCAAAACAAATATTCATCAACTTTGAACCGTATTGAAATTTACCTATATCTTCAGGTTTTATAAAACTTCCGCCTGCATAATTTCTTTCATCGCCTATAATGCGGTCAATTTCGAGGGGGTGCCCAACACTTTCATGAATTTGTAAAATCATTTGGTCGGGCATAAGAACCAAGGTGCGCCTATCCGAGGGGCATGTTTTGCACGATAAAAGTTCTATCGCTTCGTTGCCCACTCTTTCCGCTTCTTTTTTTGAAGCGGAAAAATTTAAAAATTCACAGCCGCCTTGAAAAAGTCTTGCTCCGCCGTTCCAACTGCGCCTTTGAATTACATCTCCGCGCCTCGCCGCCGCTTCAAAACCCGAAAGCACCGTATTGAAATTTTGAAAAATGTTTGCACCTGAAGAAGTTAAAAGTTCTATTGTATGCTCGTTTAAAAACGCATAAGAATCCGTATCTATAATTTCATCGGAAATTTTAAGCGTATTACAAAGTTCAAAAAGCCAATCGAAAATTTCCGCCTTTGAAGGATAAGTTTTTTTACCGCATAAGGTTTCGTTTTTAAGTACGGAATCAGGCCTTATACTTAAATCGAAATCG is drawn from Treponema pedis and contains these coding sequences:
- a CDS encoding TldD/PmbA family protein — encoded protein: MVYSSKSLLEAAQNAVPKAELVTLRIHRKKNSSFLAHDAEFENAGYFYDAGFMVEVLYKGHIAYAASQNLTPQGAAEAAQKAFNAADSGSSFKIADFDLSIRPDSVLKNETLCGKKTYPSKAEIFDWLFELCNTLKISDEIIDTDSYAFLNEHTIELLTSSGANIFQNFNTVLSGFEAAARRGDVIQRRSWNGGARLFQGGCEFLNFSASKKEAERVGNEAIELLSCKTCPSDRRTLVLMPDQMILQIHESVGHPLEIDRIIGDERNYAGGSFIKPEDIGKFQYGSKLMNICFDPSIPYQIASYGADQTGTQAKKMFIIKEGILQCALGGVESSYRLYKKTPKFAECTVANQRAASWNRPPIDRMANLNLEPGSSSFDKIISSIEKGIIMSSNRSWSIDDYRNKFQFGCEYAKLIENGKITETVRDPNYRGVSQTFWRNLCAVGDKSTFEVFGTPSCGKGEPNQEIAVGHASPVCAFSDVEVFGGGK
- a CDS encoding TldD/PmbA family protein — its product is MKINFKDYFKSIADFILSEMLEDEKISISFSGEQSYFMRFNKARVRQNGTVEQGYFSFTFWKKNRTYKFGFGIKADIDEDKKNAANALQAAREIILLLPEDKYQSVPEKAETSETVYTGKLLPEDKIPEAVLKPAQDLDFTGLYSQGTICEGVITSAGASHWFQTDSFTLDYSVWLENGRGIKSLYSGTEWKNAEYKAKLQNAREGLRVLHIPQKKLEPGKYRAFISADALVDVIDFFSWNGFSERSMRQGSSAYLALREGREQLSEKFSLIQDFSLGLEPSFNSNGEAAPEKLTIVENGKLKNTLVSLRSETQYGVKSNGAPLSEGMRSIVIGEGNFSESEAVKELGTGIYISNFNYLNWSDTSSARITGMTRFACLWVEDGKIIAPITDMRWDESVYNMFGKNLLAVTKERHIFASTGTYGGRSTGGSLLPGILVKDFNCTL